In the genome of Rhodoferax sp. BAB1, one region contains:
- a CDS encoding C4-dicarboxylate TRAP transporter substrate-binding protein, with translation MQKRQIIQSALCAVLLATGVMAAQAQQTFKLTIASSHPPAIPWVGLMSTVFVPEVNKRVAELNKGYKIEWREAYGGQLYKANATLTSVEQGVTDIGWVFHNLEAAKMPLAQFGTVTPFTTDDVRIILDVVNAMHETVPALKREWERNNAVFLGATGVDSYHLFTKQPIRSYDELKGRKISAPGSIGLWLRNSGAVPVDGSLTSYYTDIQSGVSDGTVSIATGILPNKIYEVAPHITKVNIGALYIGGMAMNKDSYEKLPKEVQQIVRDAGKLYSQELGKVLMQRYEGALKAMVDAGAKQSTPVTLTEFSAAERAKWVKTMPNLAADWVKNNASKGPTKEIVTTYMNELRKRGVTPARDWDKEL, from the coding sequence ATGCAGAAGCGACAGATCATCCAGTCCGCGCTGTGCGCGGTGCTGCTGGCCACCGGCGTCATGGCCGCCCAGGCCCAGCAGACCTTCAAGCTGACCATTGCGTCCAGCCACCCGCCGGCCATCCCCTGGGTGGGCCTGATGAGCACGGTCTTCGTGCCCGAGGTCAACAAGCGCGTGGCCGAGCTCAACAAGGGCTACAAGATCGAATGGCGCGAGGCCTACGGCGGCCAGCTCTACAAGGCCAATGCCACGCTGACCAGCGTGGAGCAGGGCGTGACCGACATCGGCTGGGTCTTCCACAACCTGGAAGCCGCCAAGATGCCGCTGGCGCAGTTCGGTACCGTGACGCCCTTCACCACCGACGATGTGCGCATCATCCTGGACGTGGTCAACGCCATGCACGAGACCGTGCCCGCGCTCAAGCGCGAGTGGGAGCGCAACAACGCCGTCTTCCTGGGCGCCACTGGCGTGGACAGCTACCACCTGTTCACCAAGCAGCCCATCAGGAGCTACGACGAACTCAAGGGCCGCAAGATCTCGGCGCCGGGTTCCATCGGCCTGTGGCTGCGCAACTCGGGCGCGGTGCCGGTGGACGGCTCGCTGACCAGCTACTACACCGACATCCAGTCCGGTGTGTCCGACGGCACGGTGTCGATCGCCACCGGCATCCTGCCCAACAAGATCTACGAGGTGGCGCCGCACATCACGAAGGTGAACATCGGCGCGCTCTACATCGGCGGCATGGCCATGAACAAGGACAGCTACGAGAAGCTGCCCAAGGAAGTCCAGCAGATCGTGCGCGACGCCGGCAAGCTGTACTCCCAGGAATTGGGCAAGGTGCTGATGCAGCGTTACGAGGGTGCGCTCAAGGCCATGGTCGACGCCGGCGCCAAGCAGTCCACCCCGGTGACGCTGACCGAGTTCAGTGCGGCCGAGCGCGCCAAGTGGGTCAAGACCATGCCCAACCTGGCGGCCGACTGGGTGAAGAACAACGCCTCCAAGGGCCCGACCAAGGAGATCGTCACGACCTACATGAACGAGCTGCGCAAGCGCGGCGTCACGCCCGCTCGCGACTGGGACAAGGAGTTGTGA
- a CDS encoding intradiol ring-cleavage dioxygenase, giving the protein MRNLNEDTITQAVIERFSRTPDPRLKEIMTSLVQHLHAFAREVRLTEEEWFKGIQYLTDTGHMCSDTRQEFILLSDTLGLSMLTVAMNNDKPAGCTEPTVFGPFFLEQAPEYQLGDDVANGAKGEPCLVSGTVKGLGGEPIPNALINVWQADADGNYDVQYEHLAHPQARGILHADAQGRFHFKTILAEAYPIPSDGPVGAMLKATKNHPWRPAHLHFMIEAPGYERLITHVFRDHDQYLDSDVVFGVRSTLIADWVKQADGSYSLTYDFVLNPEK; this is encoded by the coding sequence ATGCGCAACCTCAACGAGGACACCATCACCCAGGCCGTGATCGAACGTTTTTCCCGGACGCCCGATCCGCGCCTCAAGGAGATCATGACCAGCCTGGTGCAGCACCTGCACGCCTTCGCGCGTGAGGTGCGGCTGACCGAGGAGGAATGGTTCAAGGGCATCCAGTACCTGACGGACACCGGTCACATGTGCAGCGACACGCGCCAGGAGTTCATCCTCTTGTCCGACACGCTGGGCCTGTCCATGCTGACGGTGGCCATGAACAACGACAAGCCGGCCGGCTGCACCGAGCCCACGGTCTTCGGCCCTTTCTTCCTGGAACAGGCCCCCGAGTACCAGTTGGGCGATGACGTGGCCAACGGTGCCAAGGGCGAGCCCTGCCTGGTGAGCGGCACGGTCAAGGGCCTGGGCGGCGAGCCGATTCCGAATGCGCTGATCAACGTCTGGCAGGCCGACGCCGACGGCAATTACGACGTGCAGTACGAACACCTGGCCCATCCCCAGGCGCGCGGCATCCTGCATGCCGATGCGCAGGGGCGTTTCCACTTCAAGACCATCCTGGCCGAGGCCTACCCGATTCCGAGCGACGGCCCGGTGGGCGCCATGCTCAAGGCCACCAAAAATCATCCCTGGCGGCCGGCGCACCTGCATTTCATGATCGAGGCGCCGGGTTACGAGCGCCTGATCACCCATGTGTTCCGCGACCATGACCAGTACCTGGACTCCGACGTCGTGTTCGGTGTGCGCTCCACGCTGATCGCGGACTGGGTCAAGCAGGCCGACGGCAGCTACAGCCTGACCTACGACTTCGTGCTCAACCCCGAAAAATGA
- a CDS encoding malonic semialdehyde reductase has translation MKIDQTALDQLFFNARTANGFLDKPVPLALLQEAYDIARMAPTSMNTQPTRYVFLTTAAAKERLKPALSPGNLDKTMLAPVTVIVATDTRFYEHMPQVWHGAGAKENFEGNATLATNTATRNGTLGGAYFIIAARAVGLDCGPMSGFDIPKVNAEFFPDGRYATNFLINLGYADHSKEFKRNPRLSFEQACQVL, from the coding sequence ATGAAAATCGATCAAACCGCCCTCGACCAGCTCTTCTTCAATGCCCGCACGGCCAACGGCTTTCTCGACAAGCCGGTGCCGCTGGCGCTGCTGCAGGAAGCCTATGACATCGCCAGGATGGCGCCGACCTCCATGAACACCCAGCCCACGCGTTATGTGTTCCTGACCACGGCGGCAGCGAAGGAGCGCCTCAAGCCCGCGCTGAGCCCGGGCAATCTGGACAAGACCATGCTCGCGCCCGTGACCGTCATCGTGGCCACCGACACCAGGTTCTACGAGCACATGCCGCAGGTCTGGCACGGCGCCGGTGCCAAGGAGAACTTCGAGGGCAATGCCACCCTGGCCACCAACACGGCCACCCGCAACGGCACCCTGGGCGGCGCCTATTTCATCATCGCCGCGCGCGCCGTGGGCCTGGACTGCGGCCCCATGAGCGGCTTCGACATCCCCAAGGTGAACGCCGAGTTCTTCCCCGACGGCCGTTACGCCACCAACTTCCTGATCAACCTGGGTTACGCCGACCACAGCAAGGAATTCAAGCGCAATCCGCGCCTGTCTTTTGAACAAGCATGCCAGGTGCTGTAA
- a CDS encoding LysR family transcriptional regulator — MDRFAEIELFVQVAETGSLSRAAEALGLSNAAASRHLQALEDRLGARLVERNTRRLFLTDTGQEFFSRAKTLLADLKDAEDVVNAHTLNPTGMLRISASLSFSMQHIAPLLRAYTERYPNVTVHVEAANRYLDIIDNNIDVAIRTREFEPDSNITVRRLAQTRRILVAAPRYLARHGRPRTLEELAQHKLLIYTYANNPGELRFTRDGQTTALHVKGLLESNDGQILRAAALDGMGILVQPTYIVYDDMVAGRLVPVLDDWDLPRLTVNLAYPSRKHLSAKVRTFIDFMAEHFVKMSYEQKWTGRFGVN, encoded by the coding sequence TTGGACCGTTTTGCCGAAATTGAGCTGTTCGTCCAGGTGGCCGAAACCGGCAGCCTGAGCCGTGCCGCCGAGGCGCTGGGCCTGTCGAACGCCGCCGCCAGCCGCCACCTGCAGGCGCTGGAAGACCGGCTGGGCGCGCGCCTGGTGGAGCGCAACACCCGCCGCCTCTTCCTGACCGACACCGGCCAGGAGTTCTTCAGCCGCGCCAAGACCCTCCTGGCCGACCTGAAGGACGCCGAGGACGTGGTCAACGCGCACACACTCAACCCCACGGGCATGCTGCGCATCAGCGCCTCGCTGTCCTTCTCCATGCAGCACATCGCGCCGCTGCTGCGCGCCTACACCGAGCGTTATCCCAACGTCACCGTGCACGTGGAGGCCGCCAACCGCTACCTGGACATCATCGACAACAACATCGACGTGGCCATCCGCACGCGCGAGTTCGAGCCCGACTCCAACATCACCGTGCGCCGCCTGGCGCAGACGCGCCGCATCCTGGTCGCCGCCCCGCGCTACCTGGCCCGCCACGGCCGGCCCAGGACGCTGGAAGAACTGGCGCAGCACAAGCTGCTGATCTACACCTACGCCAACAACCCCGGCGAACTGCGCTTCACGCGCGATGGCCAGACCACGGCCCTGCACGTCAAGGGCCTGCTCGAATCGAACGACGGCCAGATCCTGCGTGCCGCCGCTCTCGACGGCATGGGCATCCTGGTGCAGCCTACCTACATCGTCTACGACGACATGGTGGCCGGCCGCCTGGTGCCCGTGCTGGACGACTGGGACCTGCCGCGCCTCACCGTCAACCTGGCCTACCCCAGCCGCAAGCACCTCTCGGCCAAGGTCCGCACCTTCATCGACTTCATGGCCGAGCATTTCGTCAAGATGAGCTACGAGCAGAAATGGACCGGACGCTTCGGCGTGAATTGA
- a CDS encoding Dabb family protein, protein MIKHIVMWNVRGDTPAEKAQGIARLQRSFESLRGRIPGLLHLEIGVDSSGIDYACDVVLYSEFESQAALDAYGTHPEHLRVKNEVADLRIARHQVDYAAP, encoded by the coding sequence GTGATCAAGCACATCGTGATGTGGAACGTGCGCGGCGACACGCCGGCCGAGAAGGCGCAGGGCATCGCCCGCCTGCAGCGCAGCTTCGAGAGCCTGCGCGGGCGCATCCCGGGCCTGCTGCATCTGGAGATCGGCGTGGACAGCAGCGGCATCGACTACGCCTGCGACGTGGTGCTCTATTCGGAGTTCGAAAGCCAGGCCGCACTCGACGCCTATGGCACGCACCCCGAGCATCTGCGCGTGAAGAACGAGGTGGCCGATCTGCGCATTGCACGCCACCAGGTGGACTACGCCGCACCCTGA
- a CDS encoding TRAP transporter small permease subunit produces MSYEKNTDLESAPPPSAPDSWFGRLVDGLNAAGSVLIGAIMLLMCADVLLRDLANRPIDGVAELVATSIVIIVFLQLPSTLRHGRMSRADLFIDPFIVRRPRAGKGLRALFSLAGVFACGVIAYATWRPLARAWTDNEFLGVEGLFTFPTWPMRAVVLLGAGLAAIQYLLLVIQDLKESVHD; encoded by the coding sequence TTGTCTTACGAAAAAAACACGGACCTGGAGTCCGCGCCGCCGCCGTCCGCGCCCGACAGCTGGTTCGGCCGCCTGGTCGACGGCCTGAATGCCGCCGGCTCGGTGCTGATCGGCGCCATCATGCTGCTGATGTGTGCCGATGTGCTGCTGCGCGACCTGGCCAACCGCCCGATCGACGGCGTGGCCGAACTGGTGGCCACCAGCATCGTGATCATCGTCTTCCTGCAACTGCCGTCCACGCTGCGCCACGGCCGCATGTCGCGCGCCGACCTCTTCATCGACCCCTTCATCGTGCGCCGTCCGCGCGCCGGCAAGGGTTTGCGCGCGCTCTTTTCCCTGGCCGGGGTGTTCGCCTGCGGCGTGATTGCCTACGCGACCTGGCGGCCGCTGGCACGTGCCTGGACCGACAACGAGTTCCTCGGCGTCGAGGGCCTCTTCACTTTCCCGACCTGGCCCATGCGCGCCGTGGTGCTGCTCGGGGCGGGGCTGGCGGCCATCCAGTACCTGCTGCTGGTGATCCAGGACCTGAAGGAGTCGGTACATGACTGA
- a CDS encoding FAD-dependent oxidoreductase, translating into MTSLQTDVLIAGGGPCGLMLANELGRRNIRCLLVDPKPGTAFNPQANATQARTMEHFRRLGFAQEIRSMGLPPDHPTDIAYLTRFAGTELARLRLPTAAAAPQAIKAMSGSWSAAELPHRVSQKFVEVKLREHAQRLPSVDVRYGWLLKSFADTGSGIEAVVQPVDGGDPLAVQAAYLVGADGARSFVRGQLGIAWGGATGFKRKFMGGKMLAVYLKAPDFYARNPNDRAWMYVVVSPQLRAFIMSVDGVSEFAFHIQMADDAATEALTEADARRLFSLAYGQDIAIEILSMATWLAGHALVAESFQRGRVFLGGDAVHLFTPTGGLGYNTAVEDAVNLGWKLAAVLKGQAPAALLDSYELERRPLAVRNTGYARQFADSIGLFDAAPELEDASPEGALARSVASDYLNGHVRREFNIPGVTFGGRYDGSPIIVADGTAPPPDAPNTYLPSACPGGRPPHAWLADGRSLYDTFHFEWTLLALGPDAPDTRAFEQAALTLGLDLRVVPHAAAELAALYEAPLALIRPDQIVAWRGHETSQAATVLAQATAQR; encoded by the coding sequence ATGACCAGCCTGCAAACCGACGTGCTGATCGCCGGCGGCGGCCCCTGCGGCCTGATGCTGGCCAACGAACTGGGGCGGCGCAACATCCGCTGCCTGCTGGTCGACCCCAAACCCGGCACCGCCTTCAACCCGCAGGCCAATGCCACGCAGGCCCGCACCATGGAGCATTTCCGGCGCCTGGGTTTCGCGCAGGAAATCCGCAGCATGGGCCTGCCGCCGGACCACCCCACCGACATCGCCTACCTGACGCGCTTTGCCGGCACCGAGCTGGCCCGCCTGCGGCTGCCCACCGCCGCCGCTGCGCCGCAGGCCATCAAGGCCATGTCCGGTTCATGGAGCGCCGCCGAGCTGCCGCACCGCGTCTCGCAGAAATTCGTGGAGGTGAAACTGCGCGAGCATGCGCAGCGCCTGCCCTCGGTGGACGTGCGCTACGGCTGGTTACTCAAATCGTTTGCCGACACTGGCTCCGGCATCGAGGCCGTGGTGCAGCCCGTCGATGGCGGCGATCCGCTCGCCGTGCAGGCCGCCTATCTGGTGGGCGCCGACGGCGCGCGCAGTTTCGTGCGCGGCCAGCTGGGCATTGCCTGGGGCGGTGCCACCGGCTTCAAGCGCAAGTTCATGGGCGGCAAGATGCTGGCGGTGTACCTGAAGGCCCCCGACTTCTACGCCCGCAATCCCAACGACCGGGCCTGGATGTACGTGGTGGTCAGCCCGCAGCTGCGCGCCTTCATCATGTCGGTGGATGGCGTCAGCGAATTCGCCTTCCACATCCAGATGGCCGACGACGCCGCCACCGAGGCGCTGACCGAAGCCGACGCGCGGCGCCTCTTCTCCTTGGCCTACGGGCAGGACATCGCCATCGAGATTTTGTCCATGGCAACCTGGCTGGCCGGCCATGCCCTGGTGGCCGAGTCCTTCCAGCGCGGCCGCGTTTTCCTCGGCGGCGATGCGGTGCACCTGTTCACGCCCACCGGCGGCCTGGGCTACAACACCGCCGTGGAGGACGCCGTCAACCTGGGCTGGAAGCTGGCCGCCGTCCTCAAGGGCCAGGCCCCCGCAGCCTTGCTGGACAGCTACGAACTGGAGCGCCGGCCCCTGGCCGTGCGCAACACCGGCTACGCGCGCCAGTTCGCCGACTCGATCGGCCTGTTCGACGCGGCCCCCGAGCTGGAAGACGCCAGTCCCGAAGGCGCGTTGGCCCGGTCGGTCGCCTCGGACTATCTGAACGGCCACGTGCGCCGCGAGTTCAACATCCCCGGCGTCACCTTCGGCGGCCGTTACGACGGCAGCCCCATCATCGTGGCGGACGGCACTGCCCCACCCCCGGACGCGCCGAACACCTACCTGCCCAGCGCCTGCCCCGGCGGCAGGCCGCCGCATGCCTGGCTGGCCGATGGCCGCTCGCTCTACGACACCTTCCACTTCGAATGGACGCTGCTCGCGCTCGGCCCCGACGCACCGGACACCCGCGCCTTCGAGCAGGCCGCGTTGACCCTGGGCCTGGACCTGCGGGTGGTGCCACATGCCGCCGCAGAACTGGCCGCGCTGTACGAAGCACCACTGGCGCTGATCCGGCCGGACCAGATCGTGGCCTGGCGCGGTCACGAAACCAGCCAGGCCGCGACCGTGCTGGCGCAGGCCACCGCGCAGCGCTGA
- a CDS encoding nuclear transport factor 2 family protein — MSNSFNDELLIRQMVERWAVWRDAGDWERFATVWHPEGVMMATWFQGPFAEFIRVTKEGWAKGVSILHFLGGSAIEVAGDRAIAQTKMTISQRGMVEGADGPVLCDVVCTGRFYDFVTKHQGEWKLIHRQPIYEKDRIDPVDSTAMLKLDQQALAGFPEGYRHLAYIQTRIGYTVKMDMPMLKGPVVEELYRRGARWLAGGSLER, encoded by the coding sequence ATGAGCAACTCTTTCAACGACGAACTGCTGATCCGCCAGATGGTGGAGCGCTGGGCCGTGTGGCGCGACGCTGGCGACTGGGAGCGCTTCGCTACCGTCTGGCATCCCGAGGGCGTCATGATGGCCACCTGGTTCCAGGGCCCGTTTGCCGAATTCATCCGTGTGACGAAAGAGGGCTGGGCCAAGGGCGTGAGCATCCTGCACTTCCTGGGTGGCTCGGCCATCGAGGTCGCGGGCGACCGCGCCATCGCCCAGACCAAGATGACGATCTCGCAGCGCGGCATGGTGGAGGGCGCTGACGGCCCGGTGCTGTGCGACGTGGTCTGCACCGGCCGCTTCTACGATTTCGTGACGAAGCACCAGGGCGAATGGAAGCTGATCCATCGCCAGCCCATCTACGAGAAGGACCGCATCGACCCGGTCGACTCCACCGCCATGCTCAAGCTGGACCAGCAGGCCCTGGCCGGTTTCCCCGAAGGCTACCGGCACCTGGCCTACATCCAGACCCGCATCGGCTACACCGTGAAGATGGACATGCCCATGCTCAAGGGCCCGGTGGTCGAGGAGCTCTACCGCCGCGGCGCGCGCTGGCTGGCTGGCGGCAGCCTGGAACGCTGA
- a CDS encoding tripartite tricarboxylate transporter substrate binding protein, protein MNEIQHPTHLKRRDIVRALPAAALLGLTPMAWAQGAYPNRPLRVIVPQPPGGGFDFVARQLAERLSRQIGQGVVVENKTGSGTLVGTEAAAQAAPDGYTLLMGSVSNIALNMGLYEKLSYDSLRDFEPVGLAVSYSYTLTARQDLPLNTLKDVVAYAKANPGKLTYASAGNGSGQHVLAAALWHLAGVNVVHVPYRGAQAAYMDMLGGRVDLFFDLSSTARAQIEGGKIKPLALSGAERNPMHPDVPTITESGVAQLDLESWFGYFVPSKTPADVQERLRSELAKVIAQPELQETFRKAGGKPLTLNTEQTRALVKRDVDRWTKLVREIGIKAS, encoded by the coding sequence ATGAACGAGATCCAGCACCCCACTCATCTGAAGCGCCGCGACATCGTGCGCGCCCTGCCGGCCGCCGCCCTGCTGGGCCTGACCCCCATGGCCTGGGCGCAGGGCGCCTACCCGAACCGCCCCTTGCGGGTCATCGTGCCGCAGCCGCCCGGGGGTGGTTTCGACTTCGTGGCGCGCCAGCTGGCCGAGCGTCTGTCCAGGCAGATCGGGCAGGGTGTGGTGGTCGAGAACAAGACCGGCTCGGGCACGCTGGTGGGCACCGAAGCGGCGGCCCAGGCCGCGCCCGACGGCTACACCCTGCTGATGGGCTCGGTCTCCAACATCGCGCTCAATATGGGCCTGTACGAGAAGCTGTCCTACGACAGCCTGCGCGACTTCGAACCCGTGGGCCTGGCCGTGAGCTACAGCTACACGCTCACCGCACGCCAGGACCTGCCCCTGAACACGCTCAAGGACGTGGTGGCCTATGCCAAGGCCAACCCGGGCAAGCTCACCTATGCCTCGGCCGGCAACGGCTCGGGCCAGCACGTGCTGGCCGCCGCACTCTGGCACCTGGCCGGCGTGAACGTGGTGCACGTCCCCTACCGCGGCGCCCAGGCCGCTTATATGGACATGCTGGGCGGTCGCGTGGACCTGTTCTTCGACCTCTCGTCCACGGCACGCGCGCAGATCGAGGGCGGCAAGATCAAGCCGCTGGCGCTGTCCGGCGCCGAGCGCAACCCCATGCACCCCGATGTGCCGACCATCACCGAGAGCGGTGTGGCCCAGCTCGACCTGGAGTCCTGGTTCGGCTACTTCGTGCCGAGCAAGACACCTGCCGACGTGCAGGAGCGCCTGCGCAGCGAGCTGGCCAAGGTCATTGCCCAGCCCGAACTGCAGGAGACCTTCCGCAAGGCGGGTGGCAAGCCGCTGACACTCAACACCGAGCAGACCCGTGCACTGGTGAAGCGCGATGTCGATCGCTGGACCAAGCTGGTGCGCGAGATCGGCATCAAGGCGAGTTGA
- a CDS encoding YciI family protein, with product MLFAFILIDKPDHGDMRQRVRPVHKDYLAAVAAHMAFAGPLTHDDGKTMLGSLLVIDFASRDAAHAWLAEEPFTKAGLYASTTIHAFVNLWPQKAGFPPAA from the coding sequence ATGCTGTTTGCCTTCATCCTGATCGACAAGCCCGACCACGGCGACATGCGGCAGCGGGTGCGGCCCGTGCACAAGGACTACCTGGCCGCGGTGGCTGCGCACATGGCCTTTGCCGGTCCGCTCACGCACGACGATGGCAAGACCATGCTGGGCAGCCTGCTGGTGATCGACTTTGCCAGCCGCGATGCCGCGCACGCCTGGCTGGCCGAAGAGCCTTTCACGAAAGCGGGGCTCTACGCCAGCACCACCATCCACGCCTTCGTGAACCTGTGGCCGCAGAAGGCCGGGTTCCCGCCCGCCGCATGA
- a CDS encoding nuclease-related domain-containing protein, translated as MVDIHTIGQSIASLTDRAAVQRLSQLLPDWRQHALLYLLLALAVGFVIGRYRAYRAIKFQNRGEALLSRTTLKNFHPPDYHLMNHVTIRMKDGTTQIDHILVSRFGVFVIETKDYKGWIFANANQANWTQVLFNAKFKFQNPILQNFRHVSAVQDLLDFLPSGAIKSAVVFTGEAEFKTDIPQGVFSGLPGLINYLREQTVEVMSINRVQFCVGRLETARLAISGKTDVEHVQSLARRHGGTT; from the coding sequence ATGGTGGATATCCATACCATCGGGCAAAGTATCGCCAGTCTGACGGATCGTGCGGCGGTTCAGCGCCTATCGCAGCTTCTCCCTGACTGGAGGCAGCACGCGCTTCTCTACCTCCTCCTTGCCCTTGCCGTTGGTTTTGTCATTGGTCGGTACCGCGCGTACCGTGCCATCAAGTTCCAAAATCGTGGAGAGGCCCTGCTGTCCCGCACCACACTGAAGAACTTCCACCCTCCCGACTATCACCTGATGAACCACGTCACCATTCGGATGAAGGACGGCACAACGCAAATTGACCACATCCTAGTTTCGCGTTTCGGCGTGTTCGTTATTGAGACCAAGGACTACAAAGGCTGGATCTTCGCTAACGCAAATCAGGCTAACTGGACTCAAGTCCTTTTCAATGCGAAGTTCAAATTTCAGAACCCGATCCTGCAGAACTTTAGGCACGTTAGCGCGGTGCAAGATCTCCTTGATTTCTTGCCATCTGGCGCAATCAAATCCGCAGTCGTTTTTACTGGCGAAGCGGAGTTCAAAACTGACATTCCTCAGGGTGTATTCTCCGGTCTCCCTGGGCTCATCAATTACCTTCGCGAACAGACTGTCGAAGTAATGTCAATCAATCGAGTTCAGTTCTGCGTGGGGCGGCTCGAAACTGCACGTCTTGCCATCAGCGGCAAGACCGATGTCGAACACGTTCAGAGTCTCGCGCGGAGGCATGGCGGTACCACGTAA
- a CDS encoding TRAP transporter large permease produces the protein MTDLQVGLLAIVLMLAGIYFGMHIGVALIVTSFVSVALIKSPDVAARFVAASANDAIRDYLFGVIPLFVLMGMLVSVSGVGRDTFDVFQWLMRRVRGGLGLATVGANAVFAAITGISIASASVFTKVAVPEMIRHGYTRRFAVGVVAGSSVLGMLIPPSLLMIIYGVLAEESVGRMFIAGIIPGIVLALGFALLIVGMAYLRPGMIMEQGAAATVREPHHETWGSAALKFIPILILITLVLGGLYGGLFTPTEAGAVGAAGALVIALVRRRLDWRKLWKVLTETGYVSVSVLFLIISAMLYSRMLALTGMPAAVTEGITGLGLGSWGFLAAYVGIVIVLGCIIDSVSIMLIMLPIVLPIARAFGMDIVWFGVITVVAVEIGLLTPPFGVSVYTVKSALNDTRITVRDIFAGAFPFVLMMVAVLVLLVVFPRLSTWLAYM, from the coding sequence ATGACTGATCTCCAGGTCGGCCTGCTGGCCATCGTGCTGATGCTGGCCGGCATCTATTTCGGCATGCACATCGGGGTGGCGCTGATCGTCACGTCCTTCGTCAGCGTCGCGCTCATCAAGTCGCCCGACGTGGCGGCGCGTTTCGTGGCCGCTTCGGCCAACGACGCCATCCGCGATTACCTCTTCGGCGTGATCCCCCTGTTTGTGCTCATGGGCATGCTGGTGAGTGTGAGCGGGGTGGGGCGCGATACCTTCGACGTCTTCCAGTGGCTGATGCGGCGCGTGCGCGGCGGCCTGGGCTTGGCCACGGTGGGGGCCAATGCGGTGTTTGCCGCCATCACCGGCATCTCCATCGCCTCGGCTTCGGTCTTCACCAAGGTGGCCGTGCCCGAGATGATCCGCCACGGCTACACACGCCGTTTCGCGGTGGGTGTGGTGGCCGGTTCCTCGGTGCTGGGCATGCTGATCCCGCCCTCGCTGCTGATGATCATCTACGGCGTGCTGGCCGAGGAATCGGTGGGACGCATGTTCATCGCCGGCATCATCCCCGGCATCGTACTGGCCCTGGGCTTCGCCCTGCTGATCGTGGGCATGGCCTATCTGCGCCCGGGCATGATCATGGAGCAGGGGGCCGCGGCCACGGTGCGCGAGCCGCACCACGAGACCTGGGGCAGCGCGGCCCTCAAGTTCATTCCCATCCTCATCCTCATCACGCTGGTGCTGGGGGGGCTCTATGGCGGCCTGTTCACGCCCACCGAGGCCGGTGCGGTGGGGGCGGCCGGGGCGCTGGTGATCGCGCTGGTGCGTCGCCGCCTGGACTGGCGCAAGCTGTGGAAGGTGCTGACCGAAACGGGCTATGTGTCGGTCTCGGTGCTCTTCCTCATCATCTCGGCCATGCTCTACAGCCGCATGCTGGCGCTGACCGGCATGCCGGCGGCGGTGACCGAGGGCATCACCGGCCTGGGGCTGGGGTCCTGGGGCTTCCTGGCCGCGTATGTGGGTATCGTCATCGTGCTGGGCTGCATCATCGACTCGGTCTCCATCATGCTCATCATGCTGCCCATCGTGCTGCCGATTGCGCGCGCCTTCGGCATGGACATCGTCTGGTTCGGTGTCATCACCGTGGTGGCGGTGGAGATCGGCCTGCTGACGCCGCCTTTCGGCGTCTCGGTCTATACCGTGAAGTCGGCGCTGAACGATACGCGCATCACGGTGCGCGACATCTTCGCCGGTGCTTTCCCTTTTGTGTTGATGATGGTCGCCGTGCTGGTGCTGCTGGTGGTGTTCCCCAGGCTCTCCACCTGGCTGGCGTATATGTAA